The Nitrospirota bacterium genome has a window encoding:
- a CDS encoding GlpM family protein yields the protein MAPAVKYLLYFVLGGGLVTAVTALGSQKKGFLAAFLANLPTFTLITFLTIYHHAGTEGALAYARGLLWMTAPWLVYVFCVFFLTGRVGFQASLATGVALYVLLSFLLIRAH from the coding sequence GTGGCTCCGGCGGTGAAGTACCTTCTTTACTTCGTCCTGGGCGGGGGGCTGGTGACCGCGGTGACCGCGCTGGGGAGCCAGAAGAAGGGCTTCCTCGCCGCCTTTCTGGCCAACCTCCCCACATTTACCCTCATCACCTTTCTCACCATTTACCACCATGCGGGGACCGAAGGGGCGCTTGCATACGCCAGGGGCCTCCTGTGGATGACGGCGCCCTGGCTGGTCTATGTCTTCTGCGTCTTTTTTCTTACCGGCAGGGTGGGCTTTCAGGCCTCGCTGGCCACCGGGGTGGCCCTGTACGTCTTGCTGTCCTTTCTTCTGATACGCGCCCACTGA
- a CDS encoding rhodanese-like domain-containing protein, which yields MKSGAYPAAVCALAIALLLGVPGSRAWAGKSAAVHAGQPFELSEEKLVSVQEMKELVARGPDKGGYLLVDSRSSDAYAAGHIPGAVSIPYPRLEKMREQVLPGNKDARIIFYCGGSD from the coding sequence ATGAAATCCGGAGCGTATCCTGCCGCCGTATGCGCCTTGGCCATAGCGCTCCTTCTCGGGGTGCCGGGGTCTCGCGCCTGGGCGGGAAAGTCCGCCGCCGTGCATGCCGGGCAGCCTTTCGAGCTCTCTGAAGAGAAGCTCGTCTCCGTGCAGGAGATGAAGGAGCTGGTGGCCCGGGGGCCGGATAAAGGGGGCTACCTCCTTGTGGACTCCCGGTCTTCCGACGCCTATGCCGCAGGGCACATCCCCGGAGCCGTCTCCATCCCCTACCCCAGGCTCGAGAAGATGCGTGAGCAGGTCCTGCCCGGGAACAAGGACGCTCGCATCATCTTCTACTGCGGCGGGTCCGACTGA